A genomic stretch from Bacterioplanes sanyensis includes:
- a CDS encoding TRZ/ATZ family hydrolase: MQADLIIHARWLATMDSANGQLAQHQAIVIKDGNIVAIEASDDCRWQAEHVEQLNDHVVLPGFINSHGHAAMSLFRGMADDQPLMTWLQEHIWPAEARWVDHDFVRDGTRLAIAEMLLSGTTTFADMYFYPQACAEAAVEAGIGAVIFTPIIDFPTNFAQNADEYIRKAIDAHDHHRHNPLLTFGFGPHAPYTVSDEPLKEITTLADQLDLPVQIHLHETAFEVEQSLELHGLRPSHRLAELGFLTERVSCVHMTQVDDSDIQLLTRSGASVVHCPESNLKLASGFCPIHTLLKSGVNVGLGTDGAASNNDLNLQGEMKTAAMLAKAVAGDAAAVPAWQALYCATMGSAKALGIDETTGSLTVGKRADIQAIRLTELPQQPLYDPISQLVYTDASRHLSHCWVAGKAKVRDGQLTDNSLDSLTAIASSWQQRIRAQ, encoded by the coding sequence ATGCAGGCAGACCTGATCATTCACGCTCGCTGGCTCGCCACCATGGACAGCGCAAACGGCCAACTGGCCCAGCATCAAGCCATCGTTATTAAAGACGGCAACATTGTTGCTATCGAAGCCAGTGACGACTGCCGCTGGCAGGCAGAGCACGTTGAGCAACTGAACGATCACGTGGTATTGCCAGGCTTTATTAACAGCCACGGCCATGCCGCCATGAGCCTGTTTCGTGGCATGGCCGATGATCAACCACTGATGACTTGGCTGCAGGAGCATATCTGGCCGGCGGAGGCACGCTGGGTCGACCATGATTTCGTGCGTGACGGCACGCGCCTGGCGATCGCTGAGATGCTGCTATCTGGCACCACTACCTTCGCCGACATGTACTTTTACCCACAAGCCTGTGCAGAAGCCGCGGTCGAGGCCGGTATCGGAGCGGTCATCTTTACCCCGATCATCGACTTCCCGACCAATTTTGCGCAAAACGCCGACGAGTACATTCGCAAAGCCATCGATGCCCACGACCACCATCGCCACAACCCATTGTTGACCTTTGGCTTCGGCCCACATGCGCCATACACCGTGTCCGATGAGCCATTAAAAGAAATCACCACGCTGGCCGATCAACTGGATCTACCGGTGCAGATTCACCTGCATGAAACCGCCTTTGAAGTGGAGCAAAGCCTCGAGCTGCACGGCCTTAGACCATCTCACAGGCTGGCAGAGCTGGGCTTTTTGACCGAGCGAGTCAGCTGCGTCCACATGACTCAGGTCGACGACAGCGACATCCAGCTACTGACGCGCAGCGGCGCTTCGGTAGTGCATTGCCCAGAGTCCAATTTGAAACTGGCCAGCGGCTTTTGCCCCATCCACACACTGCTGAAGTCTGGCGTGAACGTTGGGCTGGGCACTGATGGCGCTGCCAGCAACAACGACCTGAACCTGCAAGGTGAAATGAAGACCGCCGCCATGCTGGCCAAAGCCGTGGCCGGTGACGCTGCCGCCGTGCCCGCTTGGCAAGCACTGTATTGCGCCACCATGGGCAGCGCCAAAGCGCTGGGCATTGACGAAACCACTGGTTCATTGACGGTGGGCAAACGTGCCGACATTCAAGCCATTCGACTGACAGAATTACCCCAGCAACCGCTGTACGATCCAATATCGCAGCTGGTGTATACCGACGCTAGCCGTCATCTCAGTCATTGCTGGGTGGCCGGCAAAGCCAAAGTGCGCGACGGCCAACTGACCGATAACAGCCTCGACTCGTTAACGGCCATCGCCAGCAGTTGGCAACAGCGCATTCGTGCGCAGTGA
- the ubiG gene encoding bifunctional 2-polyprenyl-6-hydroxyphenol methylase/3-demethylubiquinol 3-O-methyltransferase UbiG, producing the protein MTDRPNNNVDAGEIAKFEALASRWWDKESEFKPLHDINPLRANYIDQHAGLAGKRVLDVGCGGGILSESMAQRGAQVMGIDMGEAPLNVAKLHALESGVEVDYQRIEVETLAQQQPASFDVVTCLEMLEHVPDPSSVVKACFELVKPGGQVFFSTINRNPKSYLFAIIGAEYVLRLLPAGTHDYNKFIKPSELAGWCRDTELEVLHMTGMTYNPITKHYKLTESDVSVNYLMATQRPAAA; encoded by the coding sequence ATGACCGACAGACCCAACAACAACGTAGACGCAGGCGAGATTGCCAAGTTCGAAGCGCTGGCCAGCCGTTGGTGGGACAAAGAAAGTGAGTTCAAACCGCTGCACGACATCAACCCACTGCGCGCCAACTACATCGACCAGCACGCCGGGCTAGCTGGCAAACGAGTGCTGGACGTCGGTTGCGGCGGCGGTATTTTGAGCGAAAGCATGGCCCAACGCGGTGCTCAGGTGATGGGCATCGATATGGGCGAAGCGCCACTCAACGTGGCCAAGCTGCACGCACTGGAATCGGGTGTTGAGGTCGACTATCAACGCATTGAAGTAGAAACTCTGGCGCAGCAACAACCTGCCAGCTTCGATGTGGTCACCTGCCTAGAGATGCTGGAGCACGTGCCGGACCCGTCTTCCGTGGTCAAAGCCTGCTTTGAGTTGGTCAAACCCGGTGGCCAGGTATTTTTCTCCACCATCAATCGCAACCCTAAATCGTATTTGTTTGCCATCATCGGCGCCGAGTACGTACTGCGCCTATTGCCAGCGGGTACCCATGATTACAACAAATTCATCAAGCCCAGCGAATTGGCGGGCTGGTGCCGGGACACCGAACTGGAAGTGCTGCACATGACGGGCATGACCTACAACCCCATCACCAAGCACTACAAACTGACAGAGTCCGACGTCAGTGTGAATTATCTGATGGCGACACAGCGCCCAGCCGCCGCATGA
- a CDS encoding HAD family hydrolase: MSLPRPAAVLFDLDGTLVDTAPDFFGVVNQLRQQAGLSALDDQRIREQVSNGGTALTSLTWEISPEADGFAAKRQLLLDCYEQYIGSRCQLFQGFESLLARLNNSNIAWGIVTNKPRRYTELLLQRMPLTSPVVVCPEDVNHAKPHPEPLLLAAQQLQLEPAHCWYIGDHQRDIDAGRAAGMPTLGCRFGYVSDPTEADQWQADAVLDQPQDLQRLLSHYL, encoded by the coding sequence ATGAGCTTGCCACGCCCAGCCGCAGTGTTGTTCGACCTAGACGGCACCTTGGTCGATACTGCACCGGATTTCTTCGGTGTAGTGAACCAACTGCGCCAGCAAGCCGGCCTGAGTGCTTTGGACGATCAGCGCATTCGGGAGCAAGTCAGCAACGGCGGTACCGCATTGACCAGCCTCACCTGGGAAATCAGCCCAGAGGCCGATGGCTTTGCAGCAAAACGCCAGCTACTGCTCGACTGCTACGAGCAGTACATTGGCAGCCGGTGCCAGTTGTTTCAGGGGTTCGAGTCACTGCTTGCGCGGCTCAATAATTCCAACATTGCCTGGGGCATTGTCACCAACAAACCACGCCGTTACACCGAGCTGCTGCTGCAACGCATGCCATTGACCAGCCCCGTAGTGGTGTGCCCGGAAGACGTCAACCATGCCAAGCCGCACCCAGAGCCGTTACTGCTCGCCGCGCAGCAGTTGCAACTGGAACCTGCACACTGCTGGTACATTGGCGATCACCAGCGCGACATTGACGCCGGGCGCGCCGCTGGCATGCCCACGCTCGGCTGCCGGTTTGGCTATGTAAGCGATCCGACGGAAGCCGACCAATGGCAAGCCGATGCGGTGCTGGATCAGCCCCAGGATCTGCAACGCCTACTCTCTCACTACTTATAA
- a CDS encoding YciK family oxidoreductase, translating to MTANLSLSGRTILVTGAGYGIGREAALTYARAGATVLLLGRTQEALNDTYDLIEQEGLPQAAVLPFDLETQDEEAFRELASLIEQHFNHLDGVLMNASILGQRTPLESYDWNTFQRVMQVNVNGQFALIKHLLPLLRQAPADASVIFTTSSVGRQGRAYWGAYSVSKFATEGLMQVLAQELENTSQIRVNCINPGATRTSMRAAAFPAEDPTTVTAIEDIMPLYLHLMSPTSKDTHGQSLDAQPQRAPSA from the coding sequence ATGACTGCAAACTTATCTTTATCTGGACGCACCATTCTCGTCACCGGCGCAGGCTATGGCATCGGTCGCGAAGCGGCACTGACCTACGCACGCGCTGGCGCGACTGTGTTACTGCTGGGCCGCACACAAGAAGCCCTGAATGACACCTACGATCTGATCGAGCAAGAAGGCCTACCGCAAGCGGCGGTATTGCCGTTCGATTTGGAAACGCAAGACGAAGAAGCCTTTCGTGAACTGGCCAGCCTGATTGAACAGCACTTTAACCATCTGGATGGCGTACTCATGAACGCCAGCATTCTAGGTCAGCGCACGCCATTGGAAAGCTACGACTGGAATACCTTTCAGCGCGTTATGCAGGTCAACGTCAACGGTCAGTTTGCGCTGATCAAACACCTGCTGCCGCTGCTGCGCCAAGCGCCGGCCGACGCCTCGGTGATTTTCACCACCAGCTCGGTCGGACGTCAGGGCCGAGCCTATTGGGGCGCCTACAGCGTATCAAAGTTTGCCACCGAGGGACTGATGCAAGTGCTGGCACAGGAGTTGGAAAACACCAGCCAGATTCGCGTTAACTGCATCAACCCAGGCGCCACCCGCACCAGCATGCGAGCCGCCGCCTTCCCGGCCGAAGACCCGACCACAGTGACGGCCATCGAGGACATCATGCCGCTGTATCTGCACTTGATGTCGCCGACATCAAAAGACACCCACGGCCAAAGCCTGGACGCACAACCACAGCGCGCGCCGAGCGCCTAA
- a CDS encoding GGDEF domain-containing protein: protein MVSPLHSNGRAELRDEKIVTSIGDLAPRPDLRPELLLRLSGKLQTTLELQQLLEIFFDEIQQAILVDGITFHHANNGLHISQGKQSQHSVHYRLQTQGDYMGDLNFHRSTRFREHELANIEGLLTTLVYPVRNALRYHSALAAAFRDPLTGAGNRAALDRTLVREIELSKRHQHALSLLMIDLDWFKQINDKHGHSCGDKVLQQTVECISSCIRQTDMSFRYGGEEFIIVLSGASASGALRIAERIRISIEALRLQGSQGDIQLSASLGCVTLHGDDDKDSLLHRADEALYAAKSGGRNRVICETDLHSELPPAKAD, encoded by the coding sequence ATGGTGAGTCCATTACACAGCAACGGTCGAGCAGAGCTCCGCGACGAGAAAATCGTCACCAGCATTGGGGATCTTGCCCCACGGCCCGATCTACGCCCAGAACTGCTGCTACGCCTATCCGGCAAGCTGCAAACCACACTGGAACTGCAGCAGTTGTTGGAGATTTTCTTCGATGAAATCCAGCAAGCGATTCTGGTTGATGGAATCACCTTTCATCACGCCAACAATGGCCTCCATATTAGCCAAGGAAAGCAGAGTCAGCACAGCGTTCACTATCGCTTGCAGACTCAGGGAGATTATATGGGCGACCTTAACTTTCATCGCAGCACGCGCTTTCGTGAGCATGAGCTGGCCAATATCGAAGGTCTGCTGACCACACTGGTGTATCCGGTGCGTAACGCCTTGCGCTATCACTCAGCGCTGGCAGCGGCCTTTCGTGATCCACTGACTGGCGCGGGCAACCGCGCTGCACTGGACAGAACCTTGGTACGTGAAATTGAACTGTCTAAACGCCATCAACATGCGTTATCGCTGCTGATGATCGATTTGGATTGGTTCAAGCAGATCAATGACAAGCACGGCCACAGCTGCGGCGACAAGGTGCTGCAACAAACCGTGGAGTGCATTTCCAGCTGCATTCGCCAAACCGACATGAGTTTCCGCTATGGCGGTGAGGAATTCATCATTGTATTGTCTGGCGCCAGCGCCAGTGGCGCCTTGCGCATTGCCGAGCGTATCCGCATCAGCATCGAGGCATTGCGATTACAGGGCAGCCAGGGGGACATCCAACTGTCGGCCAGCCTAGGTTGCGTTACCCTGCACGGCGATGATGATAAAGACAGTTTGCTGCATCGCGCCGATGAGGCGCTGTACGCCGCTAAAAGCGGCGGCCGCAACCGAGTGATTTGCGAAACCGACCTGCACTCAGAGCTGCCGCCAGCGAAGGCTGACTGA